The proteins below come from a single Streptococcus canis genomic window:
- a CDS encoding amino acid ABC transporter permease, whose protein sequence is MINIQLMKDSLGFVLSGLPYTLGISLLSFLTGLFFGLLLALLGRLRQPLIHYLVKVYISIMRGVPMIVVLFVLYFGLPYYGLEWPSLLCAYLGFSMVSAAYISEVFRSSIDAIDKGQWEAAKALGLPYSLMVKKIILPQAFRIAIPPLGNVIIDMVKSSSLAAMITVPDIFQNAKIIGGREWDYMSMYILVAFIYWLIAFLLERYQEYLERKLALV, encoded by the coding sequence ATGATTAATATCCAGTTAATGAAAGATAGTTTAGGATTTGTGTTATCGGGATTACCTTATACTCTTGGTATATCACTACTTAGTTTTCTAACTGGGCTCTTCTTTGGCTTACTCCTTGCTCTATTAGGGAGATTACGTCAGCCTCTGATACACTATCTTGTTAAAGTTTACATTTCTATCATGCGTGGCGTGCCAATGATTGTCGTTCTCTTTGTCTTATATTTTGGATTACCTTATTACGGCTTAGAATGGCCATCCTTATTGTGTGCTTATCTTGGTTTTTCCATGGTTAGCGCTGCCTATATTTCTGAAGTTTTCCGCTCGTCCATAGACGCTATTGATAAAGGACAATGGGAAGCTGCTAAGGCTCTAGGTTTGCCATATTCCCTGATGGTTAAGAAAATCATTTTGCCGCAGGCTTTTCGGATTGCAATTCCCCCTTTGGGAAACGTGATTATTGATATGGTCAAAAGCTCATCGCTGGCTGCCATGATTACCGTACCAGATATTTTTCAAAATGCTAAAATTATCGGTGGTAGGGAGTGGGACTACATGTCCATGTATATTTTAGTAGCCTTTATCTATTGGCTCATCGCCTTTTTGTTAGAACGTTATCAAGAATATTTAGAAAGAAAGCTAGCGCTAGTTTAA
- a CDS encoding uracil-DNA glycosylase, with protein sequence MNHSTWHEKIKAFLPEHYYGRINHFLDDVYASGCVYPPRENVFKALQVTSLEETKVLILGQDPYHGPKQAQGLSFSVPEEIPAPPSLLNILKELADDIGPRDHHDLTTWASQGVLLLNACLTVPAGQANGHAGLIWEPFTDAIIKVLNEKDSPVVFILWGAYARKKKAFITNPKHHIIESPHPSPLSSYRGFFGSRPFSRANAILEKEGLTGVDWLQ encoded by the coding sequence ATGAATCATTCAACTTGGCATGAGAAAATCAAGGCTTTTTTACCAGAACATTACTATGGTCGTATTAACCATTTTTTAGACGATGTATATGCTTCAGGCTGTGTTTACCCACCTCGGGAGAATGTTTTTAAAGCCTTGCAGGTAACTTCTTTAGAAGAAACCAAAGTGTTGATTTTAGGCCAAGATCCTTATCACGGACCTAAACAGGCACAGGGCTTGTCATTTTCAGTTCCAGAAGAGATTCCCGCTCCGCCATCCCTCCTGAACATTTTAAAAGAATTGGCTGATGATATTGGTCCTCGTGATCATCATGATTTGACGACTTGGGCCAGCCAGGGAGTTTTACTCCTCAATGCTTGCTTAACGGTACCAGCCGGACAGGCTAACGGACATGCTGGTTTGATTTGGGAACCATTTACAGATGCTATTATTAAAGTTTTAAATGAGAAGGATAGTCCTGTTGTCTTTATCTTGTGGGGAGCCTATGCGAGGAAGAAAAAAGCCTTCATTACTAATCCCAAACACCATATTATCGAGAGCCCTCATCCAAGCCCCTTGTCATCTTACCGTGGTTTTTTTGGTAGTAGACCTTTTTCAAGAGCCAATGCTATTTTAGAAAAAGAGGGCTTGACTGGTGTTGATTGGTTGCAATAG